Genomic segment of Citrus sinensis cultivar Valencia sweet orange chromosome 7, DVS_A1.0, whole genome shotgun sequence:
ttAAGTGATATAGAGCAAATGAATCTTAAAGTAACAAAGAAGTAACTTCAATGAGAATGTCATCCCTTATTGATTGCAATTGTTTGATTACaggtttaattgaaaatggaaaaaaaaatctagaagaATGTTGAGTTGAGGGGttaaagaaagggaaaaagaaattactttaataaattgtaaatgcAGAAGAGATTAAGGGGTGCTgtcaaaaaagacaaaaaagggGTATGGTGTACCCATTGCAGCGTAGCTGATCCTGTTAAgtttaaacataattttttcattaaaatcttatcattttatataatCTATtaccttaaaattattttgatttaaaaaaattaattatatcatttaaagaTGGGAGAGTTCATGATAATTGTAagtgtaaaaatattttaatttaattaaattcatatttaccCTTTTATGTAATCTCTTCAAGCAATAGAATTATGATTCCAAATGTGGGGTTTTATAAGAATTTCAAACGGGTGTCAAAAGCATGAACTAATATTAATACTTGAACAATGGCATCCCTCCAAATCCTCTTATAACCTCTATTCTATTACTACTACATTTAACAACAAATACTTTACCATGACTCACATGTATTTTCTCTCTCCAAACTCACAAGggcatttcttttttcccctaaCTTCTATGTATCTTTTAGTTAAAGTAAACAAGCACATTAGGCATTCAAGTACTTTGATATtttactttctctctcttcttctctctcaaCATCCAGAAACCTGAAACATTTCAACTTCTTCTTTCGCTGGAAAATCAGCTCTATGAGTTGGTTTTCCAACAAaaccttctttttttcatcttttttattttctttatttattttctccacTCAGATCCTCATATATGTGGTGGTTTTGTTCTTCCACtcagatttttaaatatgtggTGGTATGTTCTTCCACTCAGATCTAGAGATTTGTGGTGGTTTGTTATTGTTTCTCTAACCAAATTTACAAATCTGGGGttgttcattttattttgcttggTTTTGTGTTTTATGATGCGGATTTTTGACAAGAAAAGTTTCTACTTTATGGAAAGTGTTGCAAAGGCAGAATTGATGGATGCCTTTAAGAGACTTAAGAAATCTGGACAAAAGTTTTGTAGAGAAGAAGCTATCTAAGATGCATCAAAAGTAGAGTCCCCTCCCTGCTCATGTTGTCAAGGCTCAGGTAGATGCAGCCTTTAGATGTAATGAGAATATAGCAGATTTGGGAGTTGTAGTTAGGGACTcagataataaaatcatagaTGCAGCAATTCAACAAACTCAAGTTGATGGAGATGTTAAATATTTGGCAGTTGAAGCCGTAAAACGGGGTTTTCAGGCGGCCAGAAATATAGAGTTTCAATTTAAAGCCATAGAAATTGATTGCCAAAATGTTGCAAGCTTAGTAAACAACAAGCAGGGTAGcaaattagaaatattatggatattttcataaatccaAAGTAACAACAAGGATTTTCAACATATAAAATGTTAGTGCATCTTTAAATTCTGTATTGCTTATACCCACTCTTTAGCTAAATTATCTTTAGGACACAATAGTCTTGTTGTATGGCTGGACTCTCTACCAACAAATATCAAATGTTTTCAGTTTTCACTGATGTGAATTAATGAAAGGTTTACTttctttatataaaaaaaaaatctatgtaTCTTTTTACTTCAATAACTAACACAATTTATTGACTAATAACAAAACCCAATCTGacaaattatatgatttttgttttatgctCATCTTATGACTTTTTTCACCATAAGCTTAAAgatattcaatttaattcattGATTTATATTAAGTTTATCACCCATAGAAATTGTTTGTGTGGAGGCTAAAGTAATaagaccaaaaaaattttaggagcaagaaaatttaaggattcataaataaattgtgtttaTTTAGAAAGAAGGGTACTTTtgacattaaatttaatatatttgaaaagctGGTTCTAAAAAGATTTtggaggggtgccaatagtccaactcttaatattaatatattatgtccattttttaattatttatgttcgtagtagtttaataattaaattaattaaacacaGATAATagcttttgaaatttataacaCTTTAAGAAACAACCAAACTCTTAATTGATCCTCTTCAagctaattatttttccaaagaTACAGAATTATCAAATTGGCCCAATTAATACCGGGCATGCCACTAATTATACCGACAAATATCCAAACTAATTAAGCCTAGCATTATTGCACCAAAAACTCTTTCAATTCTAAGTTTGACAAGTAACGTACGATTTTACCCCCGTATGCTAAGATGAATTAGATTTCCCATGGCAGAATCCGAGCAAGTACTAATGTCCCTTTTGCTACAAATGTTCAAATGAAGTAGAGAACCTTTTATTAACTGATCTTCTACACCTTGAACTGCTAATaacaaaaatcttttaattgtgTAGCTATCAATCGTACAAGTGCTTCCAAATTACCAGGTTGTATAATTCTAGTTAATATGGCCACATAAAAGGATTTATGTATTTGCAACagaaatattaattctaacaaATGCAACTAAAGATCCTGCTCTTTATTATACTTCAAGCTAAGCTATAAGCCCAGCAGAGCCCAACTGTACACTGAGAACATAATGCATGAGAAGCTGGAAGCTAACATCATGACAAAAAGAGAGGTGCAAACCGAAAAAGAAGGGGAGGGATGTGGGGGAACTGTGGTTATCAGTTTTATTCTAATATACTTCCACCCTACCTTTGCGTTCCTAAATTCACTTACCTGTAGTCCACTAGTCTATGTCTACTGTTCCACTCCTCGAAGGAAGCTGCATGCTTGCTATGTCTTCTCTAGGGAGACTGTAAAGGGATGCATTGCCAGACTCGTTAGTTGAATGTTGGTTTTCATGTGTTGTTAGTGCCAAAAGGTGTGAAGCTTCCTTATTTTTTCGCAAGACCAAGTAAGCCACTCCAGCCAAATATACTGCCATTGCCGAAAACCCAAATATTCCCAAGAAAACAACTTCCACGAGTTTTAAATTGCCATGAAAAAGGAACTTGATGAAGCTTGTCGCGAGATAGTATacatttattatcattatcagGGAACCGATGATCCATGTAATAGCTGTAATCTGTGAAAAGATAAAtatcaaaacagaaaaatcagACTACAAATGATGAATGCAAAATACACGCACAGAGGCACATACACATTCTAGACTCTACAGTAACTGCTCTATTTCACAGCATGGTCTTGCCTGAGAACTGAAAAGTCACAATTAATGTTTTCAGTGATGTTTACGATTAGTTAATAATGCAAGTGCATGAGGCCAATCCAACAGGTAGCAAAACCTTCTGAAGTGTCTGTAAAATTCTCAATCACATATTTCTTGTTATCAATATGCCATAAATAGTTTTAGTCATGCAAATTTCAGAAGAGATAAGTAAAGTTTCTTGGGTTGAATGGAAAACCACAAAACAACAATAtgacaaaaatcaaaattaagctTTTACCGCAATTGAGTTGGCATGCATCCCCATCTTCACCTTGCTGCTGGTAAACTTGAGAAGTGGCACAAGAGCAAAAGGGAGCTCAAATGAAAGAATCATCTGCCCAAAGCATCAAAGATAAGTttgctaaaaattaaaagactcGCGTACATGAGtttcctttaaaatttaatgccGTTTTTCTTTTGCTCCCTCTTTCAGGCAGTggaatgaaacaaaaattagctAGCAGTAAATCTCAGAGGTGGAGACATCTTAAATGCAATTATGAGATGGGGCTAAGAACCTTGACACGAGGTCATCCAGAGTCTTTTTAACAAATCTGAGACACCATTGATAGATATCTTCAATGGGCTCTGCCAGAATGGCATAGTAACTGTTTAACAATTTGAAAGACTAGGTAATAAAATGTCCGATTGAAACCGGATTGGTCCAATGTCATTTACAGAACATTTCATTCTAAAAATAGTTGAATCAGCAAGGACTActaatttgagaaaatatagTCAAATGAGATGGTATCTGAATATTTGTAAGATGATCAATGAAGTTGCTATTCTCCTAAATGGCTTATTCTAAATATCATGGAAAAGCTATATAGAATGTAGGCACATACAAGCATCGTAATATTAGACTGATGCACCTATGGCAAAGAGTTGACATTAAAGCGTGAATATAGACATTATATTACATCATTCACTTGTAggcatgatttattttttgctacCCACTCAAGACAAACTTAAGCACTCTTAGtattaaacatttatttgtttccaTCATTCATGATGGTTTAGATTCACAATGCATTCGGTATTATGATGTTTTACGATTATATTTGATAAGAAGATTTGCTGACAATagcttttttcttctaatatgGCATGTTTTCAGTTTAAATAAGCTCAGTTGTTTTGTACTATATCAATTACCGATGCAATAATAATGAGTTGTCCTGCGCCAGCAGAACCACCAATCAGTGCAACAATTAGACTAGGCACTATTGCCAAGCATCGAGTTAGAAAGTTCCGAAGCCATGGCTTCAATCGTAAGTCAAGAAAGCCCTGGAAAACAAGCAAAGGGAAACAGGAAAACAGATGTGTTAGGGCGTCCAATTTAAAGCAATATGCATGCATTTTAACAAGCTAACCTAAAGTTTATGTGAGGCATAAAACCATCATTTTTATAACCTCTGTTAGTATCTTCTGAGAAACATCTATGATCTACCTGTTTTGATTGAATATTAATACTTAGCAGAATGGTAAAACATCTCAACTCTCCAATAAAATCCGGTACATCACAGAAAAGAATTGCCCTAGAAAGTTGCCTAAAAAGGAATGTAAAGAATCTCCCTAAATGTTGCCTAAAAAAGAATGTCTTGCCATGTGATTCAAGTAATATTATTGGATGATTATTCATTtcaagtaatataattaaggctgactatattaacaaaatcataTTGACTTAAAGATTATTCAACTCCAAAAGATGGTCTCAATGATGATTGCATATTTTCATTGGAAAGGCAAGAATACTTTATGGGTACAGAACCTGAATTATTAGCCAATACCTGCATAACATATTGTCCTGCATAAGTTCCAGTTATAGTAGAACTCTGACCTGATGCCAACAAAGCAATTGCAAAAAGTTTTGAACTCCAACTACCTAAGACATTCTGTAaacaataaatagaaattgcTATCATGAATAAAACGATCAACAGGATGAAATACCGGAGAAATGTAGCTCGTTCACATACTCTAAGTAAAAAGGAGGCTTTATTTAAGTCCAAGTCCTTGCAGCTAGCTTGATCTTCCGGATTTAAGTTTGAGGAACTGCAAACCGCACCACTTACAGAAATAACTGACACATTAATGAGAAAAGCCACTGCTAAAGCAAAGCCACTTTCAATCATATAAAATCTGCAAGCTTCCTGTGAACAAGAATTGATTCAGACACCAGTCATCAGTGCATTTCATGAACATTGCAGCCATATGTGATTACTTTTTACAGTCGGGAGTTATTCTACataaatttaactttcttCAACTAGGCTGTCAAGACTATCAGAATTCAGTCATCTGATTTATCAACATGGTTTATCCATTCAACTAGTTTAATGATTAAAACCGTATGGTGATCAGAGATTAAATTATATACCCTTccataaaggaaaataaactCAATATGTCCCATAAGACCATTGCCCACAATAAGCAAGAGGAATATGGAACAATCAATTTGAGAACGAGATAAGGTGTTAACCCTATCATCCACACAGGCCTGCTGAGGAAGAAAACCTTCTGCAATGTTGCATAGTAATATAATTTCTGTTTAACTAGATTGGCCCCGAAGGTAAACTCTCAGTCATAACATACCTTGCATATGGACTGCATTGTACATGCAACAGGTCAATACACTagaaaaacatatttaaaatagTCTAGAGTAAACGAAACTTCACCTTGATGCTCCTAACAGATCTTGGGATTTTCCTAGAAAGCACCAATGCTGAGTGGAGAAAGAGATTGTGTCTGAAAagatacaaatggaaacaaagATGACAAACTCCAAACAGGGGAACCAATACAAAGTAGGAAGAACATAAAAAACCTACGGCATAACCATAGCACCAAGAAGTGAAATTGCGAGACCAGTAGCACCATTTCCTTTAAGTTGAGGAACAAAAAGTCCATGCAGAACTTCTTTTGCTTCAGGCTTTGCATAGCCAAGCTCCGCAAAAAAGCATCCGGCCATGGTAAATACAAGAAAAGCAATCAAAAATTCAAGCTTCCTAACCTGCAAAACAAGGacacaaaaaattaaggtTTTTCAAATTACTTCAAAAGGTAATAAAGTAATTTCACTTTGATAGCTgataataaaacattaatttatagcCGCCCAAGATGAATAGCATATGGGAAATGAATCAAGATACCCCATATTGCTGCAATGCCAGAAGAATCAAAGTACTGAACCCAGTTAGAAGAACACCGATCCACACTGGAATTTTGAAGAGCATATTCAATGCGAAGGCTGTTCCGATCACTGGAAATAGAAGAACAATAAGTCAGAAAAAGTTGAACTGCGAGTATCAGTAAAAATTGATCTAGAAATGCTGCAAAGAGAGGAAGCCTCTGATTCTTTTGATAGCTTCATAAACAAACAGAATTGAAGGCAGAGattaaaaccctaaaatccaTAGCCACAGACTAACTTTATATCACAAGAAGAAAGGAATTCAGTTTGTTTTGAATTCAGTTATCTTCTGAGATTGTATCTGCACCATTATGATCAAGTTCTACACTGGTATGATAATTTGGCTAAATAAGCTGCTAAAGAGGTTCTGTCTTCTCTTTGCTTTCCTATTGAAACAGAGTCTTAATTCTTTGCTGGACTCATTCATGTTGAACATACTGTTAAGactttttgaaaaaacaatGTTAACTGAATGTGCTTCAGTGGTGTTTTGCAGATATTTCCTTACAATAGAAATGAAAGCATTCAAATCATTTGACTGCTAGAAAGGAGATACACTATAATGTACCTTCTGGTATGTCACACGCGACTATAGCAATTTCAGCAAGAACCCATAATATGAAGTTCGGCACCTTAGGGTATTCATTTCTACAGTGCTCTGCCAAATGCTTTCCTGCAAGCAAGAAATGGAATTTGTATAAACTGATGCATCACTGATCATATTGAAAGAAGATTTCTAACCAATGTAGCTGGTATACAGATCACATACCCGTGACAACCCCGAGATTGGCTGCTAGAGACTGAATTATAAGAGCCGCACATGAAGCCACTAAAATGATCCAGAGTAACTGCaacagaaaacagagtccCTCAAGAGCACATGATGattgaaaagaaacaaaaataaacaagtttTCATGTGCACATTATATATGTCAAAGAGAGACACCCCTACTATCTTCTGTGAGAGCATTACACAAATATGGAAccttcaaaaatcaaaaagcTAGCAATAATTAAGCTGAGAATGGCTAAGGCAAGACATTGACTTCTAGCCATAAGTATAACATACACACCTCGTACTTGTACTGTGCTCCTGACTGCAGATCCGTTTCAACTGTATGTTATCCAAAAGTATACAGAGGATAACAGCGATTAGAAACTCTGTAAGTTGGGATTTGTGATTTCCCAAAAGGATATAAGAATAACTGATCTTACAATTTCCAGGATCTATATATGCTATGGAAACAAGGAATCCAGGGCCTATGTAAGCAAATAAGTTTTTCCAGCTTGTCTTCTGCATGAATGCAGCATAAATGATCAGATATCAAGATATTCATCATATGAAAACTCAATTCTATTACAAAGACAGTGCCAGTACAAATTAGACTTTTATAATGATAGCTTTAATGTAATCTTAAAGAGGATTCCTACTTAATCTTGCAAACAGCATAAACTTAAGAACAGGAAAATACTGAGAATGTTACTCACCAGAAGTCAACAACAATATTCACGAATAGGTCAAGCAAACTCCTACATACACAATCCACCTTCACTTTTCGACTGAATCATTTAAAATCTCAACTCCGTACTGTACTTATTTTTCCCTGTCTTCAACAAGCTAGATAAAGGTCCATAATAACTACTAGACAATGTGTGTGAAGGCAGTAAGGCACCATAATATGACATGGCAAGGCATCATATAAGATGCATGTGATCTGGCTTCTAATAAACGGccaattgttttcattttcgaAATTATGTATCCTGAATGACACATAACTGATTGAAAGCATTCATGTCACAAAGACAGAATTTAGCTTTTTTACTTGAAACAATTATTTGAATCAGCTGAAAGTCTAAGAAGCTTGGTTTCCTCTACAAACTATCTATATTACCATATTCTTTCTATTATAGTATTGTCAACTATCTTAGGAATGTATCAagattagaaaaatataaaacagaCCTCAACCTATGCCACCTATATCTAGGAGCCATCTATTTTGCCCAAATAGGCTTTCTTTATCCTATTTCATCATCCTAATATTGGcttgtataaaaaattcaatggcTGCAAACTTTACTGTGCTCAACTCTTCTTGatgataaacaaataaaattccCACAATCAGACAGATTTTATCagttattttcattatatatgcCCGTAGATAAATTTCCACTGAATCAGTATATTTATAGACATTTCTCAACAAGTCACTTAACTCTATGAATTTGTGGCAATTTAAAAACTTTGCATCCCCATAGCAGCAATGACCaccttttttctctctctctctttttcctgGACAATCTGTAATGATCAAGGGACCACAAATAGTTTGAGAGTTTCATAACATCCACAAGCCTATCAAATTTGGAAGGCTTAGTAGGCATCTAGCTATATCATATCCTCTACAATAAAAAACTCACAGTTCCTGTAAAAGTCAATGGTATATCCATATATTTATCAGCAAAACAGTTATATGCGGATACAATTCTTGGATGCATATTTGAATATTCAGAAAGGTCTCATGCAGATATCACCTTATCTGTAGTATTAGGTTTAAAGTCAATATTGCTGATGGTAACCAAGGcttaattattagaaaaagagCACATTGAAATTTAGTCATAACATGGAGTTATTCATTGTCGCGTTACAGCCTCCCCAAGTAATACAACCCGACAAGCAACCAATTAATTGAAAGCACCCCATACaagttttctcttttataaactTCTTTCATACTCACTGTCTAACCACTCCACAGCGGCCCCCGCCGCCGCCGCCAAAGGAATAAATAGAGAAGAGTAAAGGAAGGTTTGGCTTAACACACTAATTGGGTCTTTATACctctaaattttaatcattgtTTGCTATGAAATCTTCCAAAATTGACATCAAATAACTCAAGTCCAATAAAGATGatctttattaagtttgaaTATACAAGAAATAAGCAAACTCACATCGGGCACAACAATTTGGTC
This window contains:
- the LOC102615690 gene encoding metal transporter Nramp6 isoform X2, producing the protein MHHSLRTKMLTKLLCPILSRKKREREKRWSLLLWGCKVFKLPQIHRKTSWKNLFAYIGPGFLVSIAYIDPGNFETDLQSGAQYKYELLWIILVASCAALIIQSLAANLGVVTGKHLAEHCRNEYPKVPNFILWVLAEIAIVACDIPEVIGTAFALNMLFKIPVWIGVLLTGFSTLILLALQQYGVRKLEFLIAFLVFTMAGCFFAELGYAKPEAKEVLHGLFVPQLKGNGATGLAISLLGAMVMPHNLFLHSALVLSRKIPRSVRSIKEACRFYMIESGFALAVAFLINVSVISVSGAVCSSSNLNPEDQASCKDLDLNKASFLLRNVLGSWSSKLFAIALLASGQSSTITGTYAGQYVMQGFLDLRLKPWLRNFLTRCLAIVPSLIVALIGGSAGAGQLIIIASMILSFELPFALVPLLKFTSSKVKMGMHANSIAITAITWIIGSLIMIINVYYLATSFIKFLFHGNLKLVEVVFLGIFGFSAMAVYLAGVAYLVLRKNKEASHLLALTTHENQHSTNESGNASLYSLPREDIASMQLPSRSGTVDID
- the LOC102615690 gene encoding metal transporter Nramp6 isoform X1, with the protein product MAASATGQPQFIASTGGNRSFSNAPLIKNEDADQIVVPDKTSWKNLFAYIGPGFLVSIAYIDPGNFETDLQSGAQYKYELLWIILVASCAALIIQSLAANLGVVTGKHLAEHCRNEYPKVPNFILWVLAEIAIVACDIPEVIGTAFALNMLFKIPVWIGVLLTGFSTLILLALQQYGVRKLEFLIAFLVFTMAGCFFAELGYAKPEAKEVLHGLFVPQLKGNGATGLAISLLGAMVMPHNLFLHSALVLSRKIPRSVRSIKEACRFYMIESGFALAVAFLINVSVISVSGAVCSSSNLNPEDQASCKDLDLNKASFLLRNVLGSWSSKLFAIALLASGQSSTITGTYAGQYVMQGFLDLRLKPWLRNFLTRCLAIVPSLIVALIGGSAGAGQLIIIASMILSFELPFALVPLLKFTSSKVKMGMHANSIAITAITWIIGSLIMIINVYYLATSFIKFLFHGNLKLVEVVFLGIFGFSAMAVYLAGVAYLVLRKNKEASHLLALTTHENQHSTNESGNASLYSLPREDIASMQLPSRSGTVDID